In Ignavibacteriales bacterium, one genomic interval encodes:
- a CDS encoding C45 family autoproteolytic acyltransferase/hydrolase: protein MKLLFGLLLIFATSLHAGGDDPRLKHSSRENKNGWIYLHLEGTPSEIGYQHGYLLAPEIDDCLRMFAFYFEKGSTQKDWKFFREATERIFWPRIEKQYQEELQGIAEGMAARGYKYDKIDITALNANIELASYYVPWLANKIKADSLNNRAPGRCSAFIATGSFTKDGKIVIAHNNWSDYIIGERWNVIADIVPVNGYRMLMDCMPGLIHSGDDFAINSAGILYTETTITGFKGFNENGTPEFMRARKAAQYASSIDEYVRIMTTNNTGAYANDWLVGDIKTNEVARLELGLKNFRVWRSFDTMYVGSNFPCDPKLTAEETNFDPNDMTNSANSRKCRWAQLSFEKKGMIDVELAKVMEGDHHDPITGGQSTGGGVLCGHIDTDPKGAPEWSNPPFYPGGAVQGKVTTAALAKEMKIWARMGHPCGDDFLAAPFFKKHPEFKWQEKFLVDMKGNPWTLFGVKK from the coding sequence ATGAAACTGCTATTTGGTCTCCTGCTGATCTTTGCCACATCACTGCATGCTGGTGGAGATGATCCACGGCTGAAACACTCTTCCCGCGAAAACAAGAACGGGTGGATCTATCTGCACCTGGAAGGGACTCCCTCAGAAATCGGCTACCAACACGGATACCTCCTGGCTCCCGAGATTGATGATTGCCTCAGGATGTTTGCATTCTATTTCGAGAAGGGATCAACGCAGAAGGACTGGAAGTTTTTCCGTGAAGCGACGGAGCGCATCTTCTGGCCAAGGATCGAAAAGCAATATCAGGAGGAACTCCAGGGAATAGCGGAAGGCATGGCCGCCCGTGGATACAAGTACGACAAGATCGATATTACAGCGCTCAACGCCAACATCGAGTTGGCGTCGTACTACGTTCCATGGCTTGCGAACAAGATCAAGGCGGACTCTCTGAACAACCGGGCACCCGGCAGGTGCAGCGCGTTCATTGCAACGGGGAGCTTCACGAAAGACGGCAAGATCGTTATCGCTCATAACAACTGGAGCGACTACATCATTGGCGAGCGCTGGAATGTGATTGCAGATATCGTCCCGGTCAACGGATATCGGATGCTCATGGATTGTATGCCGGGATTGATACACAGCGGTGACGACTTTGCCATCAACAGCGCCGGAATCCTATACACCGAGACGACGATCACCGGATTCAAAGGATTCAATGAGAACGGTACTCCCGAGTTCATGCGAGCGCGCAAAGCGGCGCAGTATGCGAGTTCCATCGATGAGTATGTCAGGATCATGACGACGAATAACACCGGTGCGTATGCGAACGATTGGCTCGTCGGCGATATCAAGACGAACGAGGTTGCGAGGCTTGAGCTCGGGCTGAAGAATTTTCGGGTTTGGAGGTCGTTCGACACGATGTACGTGGGATCCAATTTTCCGTGTGATCCAAAACTCACTGCAGAAGAAACGAATTTTGATCCCAACGACATGACGAATTCTGCAAACAGCCGGAAGTGCCGCTGGGCACAACTCTCGTTTGAGAAAAAGGGAATGATCGACGTCGAGCTCGCAAAGGTCATGGAAGGAGATCACCACGATCCGATTACCGGCGGGCAGTCGACCGGCGGCGGCGTGCTTTGCGGCCACATCGATACCGATCCCAAGGGCGCCCCGGAATGGAGCAACCCGCCATTTTATCCAGGAGGAGCGGTCCAGGGGAAGGTAACCACTGCAGCGCTGGCGAAAGAAATGAAGATCTGGGCCAGGATGGGGCATCCGTGCGGCGATGATTTTCTCGCTGCGCCGTTCTTCAAGAAACACCCTGAATTCAAGTGGCAGGAGAAGTTCCTCGTCGACATGAAGGGGAATCCATGGACCTTGTTTGGAGTGAAGAAGTAA
- the rlmN gene encoding 23S rRNA (adenine(2503)-C(2))-methyltransferase RlmN, which yields MDKKSIKGLSLKELQEFVESLGEKKYRAAQLFSWMYAKGVNSFEEMTDISKEFREVLASSARIDSTELVRESVSPTDGTTKFLFRLNDGLMIESVLIPAADPDSPEDDEEESEEEPALGRRLTLCLSTQVGCPLDCKFCATGTMGFLRNLTAGEIIDQVIHAQRLADRRITNLVYMGMGEPMLNFDEVMKSIDLINDDRSLNIGARHITISTAGYADRIRQMADEGRKVKLALSLHSLDSEKRAQLMPITKKFSVEDLVEALEYYYRKTRRRPTFEYIPFEGFNDTVDDVRRFVKLSKRIPCKVNIIPYHSIAFTGISGFGATLRPTPKDRMEQFAQDLREANITVMIRSSSGEDIEAACGQLAVQEEQSRTRAAAAKRQRAD from the coding sequence GTGGACAAGAAGAGTATCAAAGGATTATCGCTCAAGGAACTCCAGGAATTTGTTGAGTCTCTTGGCGAGAAGAAGTACCGTGCTGCACAGCTCTTTTCGTGGATGTACGCCAAAGGAGTCAATTCCTTCGAAGAAATGACCGATATTTCGAAGGAATTCCGGGAAGTGCTTGCGTCATCCGCCCGGATCGACAGCACCGAACTGGTTCGCGAAAGCGTCTCGCCGACCGATGGGACCACGAAATTCCTCTTCCGCCTGAACGACGGGCTCATGATCGAAAGCGTGTTGATCCCGGCGGCTGATCCGGACAGCCCGGAGGATGACGAGGAGGAATCCGAAGAAGAACCGGCGTTGGGCAGACGCCTGACGTTGTGTCTCTCAACCCAGGTCGGATGTCCGCTTGACTGCAAATTCTGTGCGACAGGGACGATGGGGTTTCTCCGCAACCTCACGGCGGGCGAAATTATCGACCAGGTTATCCATGCTCAGCGGCTTGCGGATCGACGGATCACAAACCTCGTCTATATGGGCATGGGCGAGCCAATGCTGAATTTTGACGAGGTTATGAAATCCATTGACCTCATCAATGACGACAGGTCGCTCAACATCGGAGCGAGGCACATCACAATTTCGACCGCCGGATATGCCGACAGGATCAGGCAAATGGCGGACGAGGGCAGAAAAGTGAAGCTGGCCCTCTCGCTGCATTCTCTGGACTCGGAGAAGCGCGCACAACTGATGCCCATCACGAAGAAATTCAGTGTGGAGGACCTCGTTGAAGCGCTCGAGTACTACTATCGCAAAACGCGCCGCCGTCCGACGTTTGAATATATTCCGTTCGAAGGATTCAACGATACAGTGGACGATGTACGGAGATTTGTGAAACTCTCGAAACGAATTCCATGCAAGGTCAATATTATCCCGTACCACTCTATTGCCTTCACCGGGATCTCGGGGTTCGGAGCGACGCTTCGGCCTACACCGAAGGATCGGATGGAGCAATTTGCCCAGGATCTGCGGGAAGCCAACATCACGGTGATGATCCGTAGCAGTTCTGGAGAGGATATTGAGGCAGCATGCGGCCAACTCGCCGTGCAGGAGGAGCAGTCACGAACACGCGCGGCTGCCGCAAAGAGGCAAAGGGCAGATTGA
- a CDS encoding glycerophosphodiester phosphodiesterase family protein, with protein MDPFRQIPPAGRRPYIVAHRGISGKAPENTLASFALACETPGIDMIELDVRLSKEDEVLVLHDRTLQRTSTGNGAVRNYSVAELKEFDAGSWFDPAFSRERIPTLAEVLALVDKRRWINIELKSDFFFPEKSELLERRVLETVETLGQHDCVMYSSFNHRMMANLKRLNPRAVTGVLYSVGRDFGRMPSKLAHRVGASVFVCAKREVTKRMVDDARAHGVAFYVYTLNSTSSVSSMVELGVDGILSDVADNIVHVARR; from the coding sequence ATGGATCCGTTTCGACAGATACCGCCCGCCGGCCGCCGGCCGTACATTGTTGCCCATCGCGGGATTTCCGGTAAAGCCCCTGAAAACACGCTGGCTTCCTTCGCTCTCGCCTGCGAAACACCGGGCATTGATATGATCGAGTTGGATGTTCGTCTTTCGAAAGAAGACGAAGTGTTGGTCTTGCACGATCGAACATTGCAGCGCACGTCAACCGGCAACGGTGCTGTGCGGAACTACTCGGTGGCGGAGTTGAAGGAATTTGATGCCGGCTCATGGTTCGACCCGGCGTTTTCCAGGGAGCGGATTCCCACGCTCGCCGAGGTCCTCGCCCTTGTGGACAAGAGAAGATGGATCAACATTGAGCTCAAATCAGATTTCTTCTTTCCCGAGAAGTCTGAGCTCCTTGAACGCCGCGTGCTCGAGACAGTGGAAACCCTCGGGCAGCACGACTGTGTCATGTACTCTTCATTCAATCATCGCATGATGGCAAACCTCAAGCGTCTCAATCCACGGGCTGTGACGGGAGTCCTGTATAGTGTTGGCAGGGACTTCGGACGGATGCCGTCCAAACTGGCGCATCGGGTGGGGGCATCGGTCTTCGTCTGTGCCAAGCGGGAAGTCACGAAACGGATGGTCGACGATGCCCGCGCACACGGCGTGGCGTTCTATGTGTATACGCTCAATTCAACATCTTCTGTGAGCAGTATGGTGGAGCTTGGCGTGGATGGTATTCTTTCCGACGTCGCCGATAACATCGTCCACGTCGCCCGGAGATGA
- a CDS encoding adenylate kinase has product MRIILFGPPGSGKGTQAKLLAEKYHVPHISTGDLLREAVTHQTPIGLKAKGYLDAGALVPDDIMIGLIREVVTGGVAKNGFLLDGFPRTIPQAEALDKLFREIGVHLDAVISLRVEHEEVLRRLTDRRVCRTCGRIFNSGQIMEAKPTTCPTCGGELFQRSDDTLATAKKRLDVYVRDTKPIKDYYRQTDRLTQIDGMRGVSYVFEEIEEILRKAKSSEKAV; this is encoded by the coding sequence ATGCGTATCATATTATTCGGCCCACCGGGCTCAGGCAAAGGGACGCAGGCAAAACTGCTTGCAGAGAAATACCATGTACCGCACATTTCAACAGGCGATTTGTTGCGCGAGGCTGTCACACACCAGACTCCCATCGGCTTGAAGGCAAAAGGGTACCTCGATGCCGGCGCGCTGGTTCCGGATGACATCATGATCGGTCTAATTCGGGAAGTCGTGACCGGGGGTGTGGCGAAGAACGGATTTCTCCTGGATGGATTTCCCCGGACGATTCCCCAGGCAGAAGCGCTCGACAAGCTCTTTCGGGAGATCGGCGTCCATTTGGACGCGGTGATCAGTCTGAGAGTTGAACACGAAGAGGTTCTCAGACGGCTGACCGATCGCCGTGTCTGCCGGACATGCGGGCGCATTTTCAATTCCGGACAGATCATGGAAGCGAAACCAACCACCTGCCCAACATGCGGCGGTGAGCTCTTCCAGCGGTCTGACGACACGCTCGCGACGGCGAAGAAACGTCTGGACGTGTATGTGCGAGATACCAAGCCCATCAAGGATTACTACCGGCAAACGGACCGGCTCACTCAGATTGACGGTATGCGAGGTGTATCCTACGTCTTCGAGGAAATTGAAGAGATTCTCCGGAAGGCGAAGTCATCCGAGAAGGCCGTTTAG